One region of Bdellovibrio bacteriovorus genomic DNA includes:
- a CDS encoding response regulator, translating into MKILIVDDEALVRRSLSRALKSKGFDVMEATNGHEGLQSWKSWSPDLVFLDVLMPGMTGPEVLKEMGSSNSAKVILMSAFSGEHNMQTAQQMGANLFVPKPFEDIFAVVKMAEDLLA; encoded by the coding sequence TTGAAGATTCTGATTGTGGATGATGAAGCGTTAGTACGTCGTTCGTTGAGCCGTGCTTTGAAAAGCAAAGGCTTCGACGTCATGGAAGCCACAAATGGTCACGAAGGCTTGCAATCCTGGAAAAGTTGGTCGCCAGATCTGGTTTTCTTAGATGTGCTGATGCCGGGAATGACGGGGCCTGAAGTCTTAAAAGAGATGGGCTCAAGCAACTCCGCCAAAGTCATTCTGATGTCGGCGTTTTCGGGCGAACACAATATGCAAACGGCCCAACAGATGGGTGCGAATCTTTTTGTTCCCAAACCTTTTGAAGATATTTTCGCCGTCGTCAAGATGGCTGAGGACCTTTTAGCATGA
- the rsmD gene encoding 16S rRNA (guanine(966)-N(2))-methyltransferase RsmD: MRIISGKYRGHQLVAFKADHIRPTTDRVKETLFNKIQFQIDGANVADLFCGTGNLGIEALSRDAKFCTFVEKNPKSLTITRQNLEKLKVPNSEYKIINMDVIAFLKSYQGEAFDIILADPPFTEKMAHSVMEAASVSAGFAEHTIMAIESEKKERMEERYGSLVRYDQKDYGDKYLNMFCHEAALKEENNE; this comes from the coding sequence ATGAGAATTATTTCGGGTAAGTACCGCGGGCACCAGCTTGTGGCCTTTAAAGCTGATCATATTCGTCCCACCACGGATCGCGTAAAAGAAACGCTGTTTAACAAAATCCAGTTTCAAATCGATGGTGCCAACGTCGCTGATTTGTTTTGTGGCACAGGCAATTTGGGCATTGAAGCGTTATCTCGTGATGCTAAGTTCTGCACCTTCGTAGAAAAAAATCCCAAATCTTTGACCATCACTCGTCAGAACTTAGAAAAGCTTAAAGTCCCTAATTCGGAATATAAGATCATCAATATGGACGTCATTGCTTTCTTGAAATCGTACCAGGGAGAAGCTTTCGATATTATTTTGGCGGACCCTCCCTTTACGGAAAAAATGGCTCATTCAGTCATGGAGGCTGCGAGCGTGAGCGCGGGCTTTGCCGAACACACAATTATGGCGATAGAATCTGAAAAGAAAGAGCGCATGGAAGAGCGTTATGGTTCCTTGGTGCGCTATGACCAGAAAGACTACGGCGACAAATATTTGAATATGTTTTGTCACGAGGCGGCCCTAAAGGAAGAGAACAATGAGTAA